The Shewanella halotolerans region AGTTGCCGACCAGGTGTGGATACTTCTTCAATTCGGGATAGGCCAGCGCCGGTAGCATCTCGCCATGGGTGAAGACGTTTATCCCCTTACCCTCGGTCTGCTGAAGAATAAGCTCGAGATCTTTCATGTCATGACCAGAGACCAAAATCGCCTTGCCCTTCACCGCAACTGTGTTGACCTGGGTCGGCTCGGGATGACCGAAGGCCTGGGTCTCGCCCTCATCGAGCATGGCCATCACGCGATAGTTCAGCTGACCTATCTCCATCGCGGTGGCAAACAGCTTATCGGCATCGACAGAATCTGAGCCCAGGAAGGCCATGATCTCATGAAACTTGGCCGCGACCTCGCTATCGGTCTGATCCAGCACGCGGGCATGCTCCATGTAGGCGGCCGCGCCTTTAAGACCATAGAGACAGAGCAGACGCAGGCCCATGATATCCTCGTTGACCTCCTCTTTGCCGCGATTAGGCAGCGCCTGAGCGGCCTGGGCCAGCATCTCTTCTTTCACACTGGCGAGTACCAGGCTGGCGGCGGGTATCAATGTCTCGACTGGCTGACCTTGCGCCTTACAAGCCACCTCATAGGCCGCCTGAAGCTGGGCGCGGTAGGCATAGGCCTGCTGGGTGTAGGCCATGATGCGTTCGTCATCGAAGTTCACATTGGTCAGGGTAGCGAAAAATGCCTTAGGCACGAAGGTGTCGATGGCCGGGTCAATGATGCCGAAGGCGCGCGCCTTCTCGGCATAGGCAGATACGCCTTGTAAGATATAAATCAGCAGATCTTGCAGATCTGAGGTGGCCGCTAGTTTGCCACACATGCCTTGGGAATAACTACAACCATTGCCGGCAGGGGTACGAATGGTTTGCTCACACTGAATACAAAACACAATACTGCTCCTTTATTTAATCATGCTTTTTCTTTGCATGTTTTAAGCGGAGTCTACTGTGGTAAACACAGGCACAAAAGTGAAACTTGCGAGCAATGTGAGAAACTATGAAGCGGATCAAATTAGCTCATGCGAAACTAAACTGTTAAAAAATATGGTAAAACAATTTAAAACAGCAAGTTATCCTTTAAATAAGCCCAAAAGAAAGACGGCGCCTCACTCGGACGCCGCCAGGGAGCTTTAATCTAGCCTGTCTTCATGTCATTAACCGACTGCAACATGGCCCGGCTTTCGCGCTGGAACTGAGGTGCGAAATCCCCAAACCAGGCCGCCACTTCCTCGAATTCGCGAATGAAACCTTGCCTGTCACCGCGCTTCAGGAGTTCGAGCGCCTGGGCATAGTTATCCAGGTAATCCCCTATTGC contains the following coding sequences:
- the hcp gene encoding hydroxylamine reductase, whose product is MFCIQCEQTIRTPAGNGCSYSQGMCGKLAATSDLQDLLIYILQGVSAYAEKARAFGIIDPAIDTFVPKAFFATLTNVNFDDERIMAYTQQAYAYRAQLQAAYEVACKAQGQPVETLIPAASLVLASVKEEMLAQAAQALPNRGKEEVNEDIMGLRLLCLYGLKGAAAYMEHARVLDQTDSEVAAKFHEIMAFLGSDSVDADKLFATAMEIGQLNYRVMAMLDEGETQAFGHPEPTQVNTVAVKGKAILVSGHDMKDLELILQQTEGKGINVFTHGEMLPALAYPELKKYPHLVGNYGSAWQNQQKEFANFPGAVVMTSNCIIDPNVGDYADRIFTRSIVGWPGVTHIVGDDFSAVIDKALSLEGFAYDEIPHHITIGFARNALMAAAPAVVENVKSGAIKHFFLVGGCDGDKAERSYFTDIAKAAPKDSIIMTLGCGKYKFNKLAFGDINGIPRLLDIGQCNDAYSAIQLAIALSEVFECEINELPLSLVLSWFEQKAIVILLTLLSLGVKNIRTGPSAPAFLTPNLLQVLEDKFGLRSTTTVEQDLNAILNVA